A stretch of Henckelia pumila isolate YLH828 chromosome 4, ASM3356847v2, whole genome shotgun sequence DNA encodes these proteins:
- the LOC140864855 gene encoding aspartic proteinase NANA, chloroplast — MVMCWQKRDSCWLIILFFVATNSGAIAKLVKGHEVSSGTKLELIHRDDLLRNLRNGDHPVSAFQRIKQMLHHDTIRFRAISSRPRLKHGGFGSTRRQVQEKTGYYQACVNGSSSSAGEMPMNSGADFGTGQYFVHLKVGTPAQKVTLIADTGSELTWTKCVYRCKGAQCGRNRRVFRADDSSTFKTVPCSSSVCTVELANLFSLAQCPSPLDPCAYDYRYLDGSSTVGVFANETVTFSLTNGKKTRLENVLVGCSGSSRGQSFDAADGIIGLGYSNHSFAVTAAKRFGGKFSYCLVDHLSPKNVSSYLIFGSYHETDISPIELQYTQLVLGVISPFYAVNIKGISIGGILLEIPIEVWNVSGVGGVIVDSGSSLTSLAQPAYQLVMDALKPSLSGFRTLNLDFGPLQYCFNSTGFDESLVPRLAFHFADGAIFEPPVKSYVIDAATGVKCLGFVNATWPGTSVIGNIMQQNNFWEFDIAKGRLGFASSSCSS, encoded by the exons ATGGTGATGTGTTGGCAGAAAAGAGACTCTTGCTGGCTAATCATCTTGTTCTTTGTAGCAACTAACTCAGGAGCAATTGCAAAGCTCGTGAAAGGTCATGAAGTTTCATCTGGAACCAAACTGGAGTTGATTCACAGGGATGATCTGCTAAGAAATCTGCGAAATGGAGACCATCCCGTTTCGGCATTTCAGCGAATAAAGCAAATGCTCCACCATGATACAATTCGTTTTCGAGCGATATCGAGTAGACCGAGGCTGAAGCATGGTGGGTTCGGTTCAACCAGACGACAAGTCCAGGAAAAAACAGGTTACTATCAAGCCTGCGTAAATGGCAGCAGCAGCAGTGCTGGTGAAATGCCGATGAATTCGGGGGCGGATTTTGGTACAGGGCAGTATTTTGTGCACCTCAAAGTTGGAACCCCGGCACAAAAAGTTACCCTTATTGCTGACACCGGAAGTGAATTGACTTGGACCAAGTGCGTGTATAGGTGTAAAGGTGCACAATGCGGGAGGAATCGGCGGGTTTTTCGCGCTGATGATTCGTCCACTTTCAAGACTGTGCCTTGTTCTTCGAGCGTGTGCACGGTTGAGCTTGCAAATCTGTTCTCCCTTGCGCAGTGCCCTTCTCCGTTGGATCCGTGTGCGTATGATTACAG GTACTTAGATGGATCATCTACAGTAGGAGTCTTTGCTAATGAGACTGTAACATTCAGCCTAACAAATGGCAAGAAAACACGGCTCGAAAATGTGCTTGTTGGGTGCAGCGGATCTTCCCGTGGCCAAAGTTTTGACGCTGCAGATGGGATCATAGGGCTAGGCTACAGCAACCATTCATTTGCAGTTACAGCAGCTAAAAGATTTGGTGGCAAGTTCTCATATTGTCTAGTTGATCACTTGAGCCCCAAGAATGTATCAAGCTACCTAATCTTCGGCTCCTACCACGAAACGGACATATCCCCTATAGAACTTCAATACACACAGCTAGTTTTAGGAGTGATCTCTCCATTTTATGCTGTAAATATCAAAGGAATCTCAATAGGAGGCATACTGTTGGAAATCCCTATTGAAGTGTGGAATGTGTCTGGCGTAGGAGGGGTGATAGTCGACTCCGGTTCGAGCCTAACGTCCTTGGCTCAACCGGCATATCAGCTTGTAATGGATGCTCTGAAGCCATCACTTTCGGGTTTTAGGACCTTGAATCTGGACTTTGGACCACTGCAATACTGCTTCAATTCGACGGGTTTCGATGAATCTTTGGTGCCAAGACTGGCCTTCCATTTCGCAGATGGAGCAATATTTGAACCACCAGTGAAGAGTTATGTGATTGATGCCGCTACTGGTGTTAAATGCCTCGGATTTGTGAATGCTACTTGGCCTGGTACCTCTGTGATTGGCAATATAATGCAACAGAACAATTTCTGGGAATTTGATATTGCCAAAGGTAGATTGGGTTTCGCTAGCTCATCTTGCTCTTCCTGA